Within Halobacterium jilantaiense, the genomic segment GGCGGCGTCCTCGAACGCTGTGATTTCGGGGACGACGTCGCCGTCCGCGTCGAGGACGCCGGGAACCGTCGAGCAGAGGCCGACGCGGTCGGCGGCGAGGGCAGTTGCGAGCGCGCTGACGAGGTCGTCGCCCGAGACGATGGTGGCTCCCTGTCCGGCCGTGGTCAGCACGTCGCCGTGGAGTACGGGAACGAAGCCCTCGTCGAGCATCGCGGCGACCTGGTCGGTGGGGAGGTGGAGGTCGCCGTCCGTATCGCGGAAGCCGGTGGAGAACGGGTGGACGGGGACGGCGGGGATGCCAGCGTCCGCGAGCGCGCCGACGACCGCGCGGTTGAGTGTCTCCATCGCTGCGGCGATGTCACGGACGGCCTCGGGGTCTCGGGTGCCGTCGGTGCTGGAGACGCAGTGCTCGGCGGCGTGCGGGTGGCCGAAGCTCCCGCCGCCGTGGACGACGACGAGGTCCGAAACGTCGCTGTCCGCGACTGCTGTGGCGAGGTCGGCGAGCCGGTCGTCGGCGACCGTCTCCGGCTGGTC encodes:
- a CDS encoding isopentenyl phosphate kinase, producing MTVILKLGGSVVTEKDQPETVADDRLADLATAVADSDVSDLVVVHGGGSFGHPHAAEHCVSSTDGTRDPEAVRDIAAAMETLNRAVVGALADAGIPAVPVHPFSTGFRDTDGDLHLPTDQVAAMLDEGFVPVLHGDVLTTAGQGATIVSGDDLVSALATALAADRVGLCSTVPGVLDADGDVVPEITAFEDAADALGESDATDVTGGMAAKVRALLDLGSPAFVFGPDALDAFLAGDDAGTRIRG